Proteins from a genomic interval of Marinitoga litoralis:
- a CDS encoding JAB domain-containing protein, with product MIKLKEIAEQRNYNNIKFLKLVGEILDLKEINTLDYEVDEYEYQKIIKYIKKLEKENIKQLNDLFKPVISDIKIEIKEEIEPLNLMGNYKKLENLLRQYYKNMDRENMIAISLNQDLDVIGVHNISIGSEDRTVASASSIFKPLVLTGAKHFIIVHNHPLTKYIPSNADYETRDALLISSKILGIDFFDFIVVDGKGKIFSFLEHDIMRLYSRYNFTTKKPILVRNKPELDINYIYEHLLFI from the coding sequence TTGATTAAATTAAAAGAAATTGCAGAACAAAGAAATTATAATAATATTAAGTTTTTAAAATTAGTTGGTGAGATTCTTGATTTAAAAGAAATAAATACATTAGATTATGAAGTTGATGAATATGAATATCAAAAAATAATAAAATATATAAAAAAGTTGGAAAAAGAAAATATTAAACAACTTAATGATTTATTTAAACCTGTTATCTCAGATATAAAAATAGAAATAAAAGAAGAGATTGAACCATTAAATTTAATGGGTAATTATAAGAAGTTAGAAAATTTATTAAGGCAATATTATAAAAATATGGATAGGGAAAATATGATAGCAATTTCATTAAATCAGGATTTAGATGTGATAGGTGTTCATAATATTAGTATAGGTTCAGAAGATAGAACAGTAGCAAGCGCTTCGAGTATTTTTAAACCGCTTGTTTTAACAGGAGCAAAGCATTTTATAATAGTTCATAATCATCCATTAACAAAATATATTCCAAGCAATGCAGATTATGAGACTAGAGATGCACTATTAATATCTTCAAAAATTTTAGGAATAGATTTTTTTGATTTTATTGTTGTCGACGGTAAAGGTAAAATATTTTCATTTTTAGAACATGATATTATGAGATTATATTCAAGATATAATTTTACAACGAAAAAACCTATACTTGTAAGAAATAAACCAGAATTAGATATAAATTATATATACGAACATTTATTATTTATATAA